The Medicago truncatula cultivar Jemalong A17 chromosome 4, MtrunA17r5.0-ANR, whole genome shotgun sequence genome includes a region encoding these proteins:
- the LOC11442687 gene encoding putative leucine-rich repeat receptor-like serine/threonine-protein kinase At2g24130 yields MMCFFKQLTMLLFYFLVLVHSRVHDEENIGLMNDKNSLVSFMSYIISDPENALKSWKLTVVHVCDWSGVKCNNESNNKRIIELDLSGKSLGGTISPALANLSLLQILDLSGNLLVGHIPRELGYLVHLEQLSLSWNLLQGDIPLEFGSLHNLYYLDLGSNQLEGEIPPPLLCNVTSLSYIDLSNNSLGGKIPLNNKCIIKELKFFLLWSNKLVGQVPLALSNSTKLKWLDLESNMLSGELPSKIICNFPQLQFLYLSYNNFVSHDGNTNLEPFFASLMNSSNFQELELAGNSLGGRLPHIIGNLPSSLQHLHLEENLIHGSIPPHIANLANLTFLKLSSNRINGTIPHSLCKINRLERMYLSKNYLSGEIPSTLGDIQHLGLLDLSKNKLSGSIPDSFAKLAQLRRLLLHENHLSGTIPPTLGKCVNLEILDLSHNKITGMIPSEVAALTSLKLYLNLSNNELQGILPLELSKMDMVLAIDVSMNNFSGGIPPQLENCIALEYLNLSGNFFEGPLPYTLGQLPYIQSLDISSNQLNGTIPESLQLCSYLKALNFSFNKFSGNVSNKGAFSSLTIDSFLGNNNLCGPFKGMQQCHRKKSYHLVFLLVPVLLFGTPVICMCRDSIIIKSKVKKKLQAVSNRCDLEDEEVETKEIKHPRISYRQLREATGGFNASSLIGSGQFGRVYKGVLLDNTRVAVKVLDATKDNEISWSFRRECQILKKIRHRNLIRIITICNKQEFKAIVLPLMSNGSLERNLYDPNHELSHRLDVIQLVRICSDVAEGMCYLHHYSPVKVVHCDLKPSNILLDDDFTALVSDFGISRLLKGDANTSTCNSTSFSSTHGLLCGSVGYIAPEYGMGKQASTEGDVYSFGVILLEIVTGKRPTDVLVHEGSSLHEWVKRQYIQPHKLENIVEQALRRFSLSCVLRHGSKIWEDVVLEFIELGLLCTQQNPSTRPTMLDVAQEMGRLKDYLNNSFIREDNSIEK; encoded by the exons CGAAAACGCGCTAAAGAGTTGGAAATTAACTGTTGTTCATGTTTGTGATTGGTCAGGTGTTAAATGCAACAATGAAAGTAATAATAAGAGGATCATAGAGCTTGATCTTAGTGGAAAATCACTAGGAGGAACTATTTCCCCTGCTCTTGCTAACCTCTCTTTGTTGCAAATTCTTGACCTTTCTGGGAATCTTTTGGTGGGTCACATTCCAAGAGAATTAGGCTATTTAGTTCACCTTGAACAACTTAGTTTATCTTGGAATTTACTTCAAGGAGACATTCCTTTAGAATTTGGTTCACTTCACAACTTGTACTACCTTGACTTGGGAAGCAATCAACTTGAGGGAGAGATTCCTCCACCCCTTTTATGCAATGTTACTTCATTGAGTTATATAGACCTCTCTAATAATTCATTAGGTGGAAAAATCCCATTAAACAATAAGTGTATCATTAAGGAGCTTAAGTTCTTCTTGctttggtctaacaaacttgtaGGACAAGTTCCTTTGGCTCTTTCAAATTCTACTAAGCTTAAATGGCTTGATTTGGAGTCAAATATGTTGAGTGGAGAACTTCCATCTAAGATTATATGTAATTTTCCACAATTACAATTCCTTTACTTATCGTATAACAATTTTGTTAGCCATGATGGTAACACTAACCTCGAACCTTTCTTTGCTTCTTTGATGAATTCATCAAACTTTCAAGAACTTGAATTGGCCGGAAACAGTCTCGGTGGGAGGCTGCCTCATATTATTGGTAATCTTCCTTCAAGCTTGCAACACCTTCACCTTGAAGAAAATCTCATACATGGCTCTATTCCACCTCACATTGCCAACCTTGCCAACTTAACTTTCTTAAAGTTGTCTAGTAACCGAATAAACGGAACAATACCTCACAGCCTATGCAAGATTAATAGGCTAGAGAGAATGTATTTGTCAAAGAATTATCTATCTGGTGAGATTCCTTCAACTCTTGGCGACATCCAACATCTTGGACTACttgatttgtcaaaaaacaaGCTTTCTGGTTCGATACCGGATAGTTTCGCAAAACTCGCTCAGTTAAGAAGGCTTTTACTTCATGAAAACCACCTTTCTGGGACAATCCCACCAACTCTAGGAAAATGTGTCAACTTGGAGATTCTAGACTTGTCTCACAACAAGATCACAGGGATGATTCCTTCAGAAGTTGCAGCATTGACTAGCTTGAAACTATACTTGAATTTATCAAACAATGAGTTACAAGGGATTTTACCATTAGAACTAAGCAAAATGGATATGGTGCTTGCTATTGACGTATCTATGAATAATTTCTCTGGTGGAATTCCACCACAACTTGAAAATTGCATAGCATTAGAATATCTCAATCTTTCTGGTAATTTCTTTGAAGGTCCTCTCCCTTATACATTAGGCCAACTGCCTTATATTCAATCACTTGATATATCTTCAAACCAATTGAATGGAACAATACCAGAGTCACTCCAGTTATGTTCCTATCTCAAAGCACTTAACTTCTCTTTCAACAAATTCTCAGGAAATGTCTCAAACAAAGGAGCGTTTTCATCTTTAACCATAGATTCTTTCCTAGGAAACAATAATCTATGTGGTCCATTTAAAGGCATGCAACAATGTCATAGGAAAAAAAGTTATCATTTGGTGTTTTTGCTAGTTCCTGTGTTACTATTTGGCACACCTGTGATATGCATGTGTAGGGACTCCATAATAATCAAGTCAAAAGTGAAGAAGAAACTTCAAGCCGTTAGTAACAGATGTGACTTGGAGGATGAAGAAGTGGAAACAAAAGAGATCAAGCATCCAAGAATTTCATATAGACAACTTAGAGAAGCCACTGGAGGGTTCAATGCTTCAAGCCTTATCGGTTCAGGTCAGTTTGGACGAGTTTACAAAGGTGTCCTCCTAGATAATACAAGAGTAGCAGTGAAAGTATTAGATGCAACAAAAGATAATGAGATATCATGGAGCTTTAGAAGGGAATGCCAAATCCTTAAAAAGATAAGGCACAGAAATTTAATAAGGATCATTACAATTTGCAACAAACAAGAATTTAAGGCTATTGTTCTTCCACTGATGTCAAATGGTAGTCTTGAGAGGAACCTATATGATCCAAACCATGAGTTAAGTCATAGGTTAGATGTGATTCAATTAGTGAGGATTTGTAGTGATGTAGCTGAGGGAATGTGTTATCTGCACCATTATTCTCCTGTGAAAGTTGTGCATTGTGATCTTAAGCCTAGCAATATACTACTTGATGATGACTTTACAGCTTTGGTCTCTGATTTTGGAATTTCAAGGCTTCTAAAAGGTGATGCCAATACTTCTACATGTAACTCAACATCTTTCAGTTCAACTCATGGCTTGTTGTGTGGCTCTGTTGGTTATATAGCTCCTG AATATGGAATGGGAAAACAAGCTTCAACTGAGGGTGATGTTTACAGTTTTGGAGTGATTCTGTTAGAAATAGTGACAGGTAAACGCCCTACCGATGTCCTTGTCCATGAAGGCTCTAGCTTACATGAATGGGTTAAGAGACAATACATACAGCCACACAAACTTGAAAACATTGTTGAACAAGCACTTCGAAGGTTCTCTCTTTCTTGTGTGCTAAGGCATGGTAGTAAAATTTGGGAAGATGTTGTTTTGGAATTCATTGAGCTAGGGCTACTCTGCACACAACAAAACCCTTCAACAAGACCAACCATGCTAGATGTAGCACAAGAGATGGGGAGGTTGAAGGATTACCTCAATAATTCTTTCATAAGAGAAGATAATTcaattgaaaagtaa
- the LOC11440087 gene encoding myosin-binding protein 7 encodes MSESDITAMKETLRAQQQLLQKLYAELDQEREASATAASEAMDMILRLQGEKAAVKMEASHYKRMSEEKIGHAEATLEVFEELMYQKEMEIASLEFQVCAYKHKLLTLGADFNASEFEFPEDHILNRNDQQHNGENVQSSTIKRLSSLPPIPSKNRDRANRKRDRSPTPIPVSDVIPNTLEDRDREVISPSLELPRKSMDLTYGTLDSYWNQIQSLDEKVNEISDCKESGVEKCANLRSRRGRSCSIFSQESNKIPLDKSYRLPYPINADKENHFERGMDTPQVSSPSCSVNVHDVFEVPQTSEKHEVSEHGKRRLERWISDVDNRLIKPDSMSEEIIEAHVKHDMEKLKSIMLSTNHEVKKSNHKGAKSAVDCNVEAEFHKLHQRIDRLERERVSIRQDEIRHEGNGEEYLRLLKDIQSQLNSIQSEMRNCNKTKKASPKKEDVSLGPLQEAMLYFWL; translated from the exons ATGTCTGAGAGTGATATAACAGCCATGAAGGAGACTCTTCGTGCGCAACAACAACTTCTGCAGAAACTATACGCGGAATTGGATCAGGAAAGAGAAGCCTCAGCAACTGCAGCAAGTGAAGCAATGGACATGATACTGCGTCTGCAAGGTGAAAAGGCTGCGGTGAAGATGGAAGCAAGTCACTATAAGAGAATGTCAGAGGAAAAGATAGGTCATGCCGAGGCTACCCTTGAGGTTTTTGAAGAGCTTATGTATCAGAAAGAAATGGAAATTGCTTCTCTTGAGTTTCAAGTATGTGCTTATAAACACAAACTTCTAACACTAGGTGCTGATTTCAATGCAAGTGAGTTTGAATTCCCTGAAGACCATATCTTGAATAGAAATGATCAACAACATAATGGAGAAAATGTTCAGAGTAGTACTATAAAAAGGCTAAGCTCATTGCCACCTATTCCGTCTAAGAACAGGGACCGAGCTAACCGAAAGAGAGATCGATCGCCGACTCCAATTCCAGTTTCAGATGTGATTCCTAATACACTTGAAGATAGGGACCGAGAAGTCATTTCACCAAGCTTGGAATTGCCAAGAAAATCTATGGATTTAACATATGGAACACTTGATTCATATTGGAACCAAATCCAAAGCTTAGACGAAAAAGTGAACGAGATTTCGGATTGTAAAGAGTCGGGAGTTGAAAAATGTGCAAACCTGAGGAGTAGAAGAGGGAGATCATGTTCAATATTTTCACAAGAAAGCAATAAGATACCTCTTGATAAATCATATAGATTACCTTATCCTATTAATGCAGATAAAGAAAATCACTTTGAAAGGGGAATGGATACACCGCAAGTTTCTAGTCCCTCTTGTTCGGTTAATGTGCATGATGTATTTGAAGTTCCACAAACAAGTGAAAAGCATGAAGTTAGTGAACATGGGAAAAGAAGACTTGAGAGATGGATTTCAGATGTAGATAACAGATTAATAAAACCAGATTCTATGTCTGAGGAAATCATAGAAGCACATGTTAAGCATGATATGGAGAAGCTCAAGAGCATCATGCTTAGCACAAATCATGAagtcaaaaaatcaaatcataaaGGTGCGAAGAGTGCTGTAGATTGTAATGTTGAAGCTGAGTTTCATAAGTTGCATCAGAGAATTGATAGGCTTGAGAGGGAGAGAGTTAGTATAAGGCAAGATGAGATTAGGCATGAAGGAAATGGAGAAGAGTATTTGAGGTTGTTGAAGGACATTCAGAGTCAACTCAATTCAATACAGTCAGAGATGAGAAACtgtaataaaaccaaaaaagcTTCACCTAAGAAGGAGGATGTTTCTTTGGGACCTCTTCAAGAG GCAATGCTGTATTTTTGGCtttga
- the LOC11444173 gene encoding calcineurin subunit B: MGNTSSMLTQYDIEEVQQHCKHAFTQQEIVSLYQRFCQLDRNNCGFIPSDEFLSIPEFAVNPLSQSLLRMLDGFNFKEFIAFLSAFSPRSTLQHKIEFIFKVYDTDCNGKVSFDDMLTVLRDLTGQYMSEHQRKEVLAQVLEEAGYTKDSFLVLSDFMKILGNSDLKMEAEVPVD, encoded by the exons ATGGGTAACACATCTTCCATGCTCACACAGTACGACATTGAAGAAGTTCAACAACACTGCAAACACGCAT TTACTCAGCAAGAGATCGTTTCTCTTTACCAGCGTTTCTGTCAGCTTGATCGCAACAACTGTGGTTTCATTCCTTCCGATGAATTTCTCTCCATTCCCGAATTCGCCGTCAACCCTCTCTCTCAG AGTTTGCTGAGAATGCTGGATGGCTTTAACTTCAAGGAATTTATAGCTTTCTTGTCTGCATTCAGTCCACGTTCTACTCTCCAACACAAAATTGAAT TTATTTTCAAGGTTTATGATACGGACTGCAATGGAAAAGTTAGTTTTGATGACATGTTGACGGTTTTGAGGGATTTGACTGGGCAATATATGTCTGAACATCAAAGAAAG GAAGTTCTGGCACAGGTCCTTGAGGAAGCTGGTTATACAAAGGATTCTTTCTTAGTCTTGTCTGACTTCATGAAG ATTCTTGGCAATTCGGATTTGAAGATGGAAGCAGAGGTTCCCGTGGATTAG